In the Cyanobacteria bacterium FACHB-DQ100 genome, ACAGCCGCAATGAAATCGTACCAACTGCGTGTCGGAAAAGAGCTGCAAGCCCATATCCCCTAGCAATTCCTCGAATATCATCGGCAGAGTTTTACCCGCTTGCAGCAAAGGCGTAAATCCTTGCAGCGTGGACAGTCTCGACTCTAGCAGCGCGACAAGTTCAGGATTTTCTGCGGCTTTCGGGAGAATTTGAATTAATAATCCCCCTGCCGCCTGCACACCACTCGGATCAACGAAAACTCCCAGAAACAAGGCAGAAGGGGTTTGCTCTGACGATGCCAGATAGTGAGTAATATCGTCGCCAATTTCGCCTGAAACGAGTTCTACGGTGCTGGAGTAGGGATAACCATAGCCGACATCTCGTACAACATACACATATCCATCGTTACCGACTGCACCGCCGACATCTAATTTTCCCTTCGCGTTGGCTGGCAATTCGACCTCTGGATTGTCCACATACCCGCGAACTGTTCCATCTGTGCCTGCATCGACCATCAATCCGCCCATGGGGCCATTGCCGCGAATGCGGATATTCACTCGTGACTCCGATCGCTTCATGCTCGATGCCAGCAACAATCCTGCCGACATTGCTCTGCCGAGTGCAGCGGTCGCAACATACGATAATTTGTGGCGCTGTCTTGCTTCTTCGCTGAGGCGGGTGGTAATCACCCCGACTGCCCGGATTCCACCCTCTGCGGCAGTTGCTCGAATTAACTGGTCAGCCATGAAAAACCTTTTCGTTTCAATCTAGAGACTTTCTTTGATTGTAACGATTTCTTATTAATAACGGGATGAAGCGGGGAGGAACTCTCCCCACTCCCCACCTAGAGATTGTCTAACTGCTTTTTGAGATCCTCTAACTCAGAATCGATCGCTGTATCTTTCGGGGCTTGCGTGGCCTGAGGGGCTGCCGTTCCAGGTAGCGATTGCTGCGCTGGCTGTGAACCTGCTAGCATTTGCTGCTTCATTGCTTCGAGTTCGAGGTCAACATCACCAGACTCAAGCGCCCGGAATTGCGCTTCAAGGTCGGCTCCAGCCAGTTCACCTGCGGCTTGCGATCGTGCTTCGAGTTGCAGCACCTTGTCTTCCATCCGCTCGAATGCTGCCATTGCGGTGCTGGTTCCCATGTTGTTAACCATCCCTTGCAGTTGCTCTTGAGCCTTGGCTGCGCTGGCGCGGGCTTTGAGCATATCTTTTTTGGTCTTGGCTTCTGAGATCTTGCCTTCGAGGGCGATGAGGCTGCGCTTGAGGGTATCAACCTGACTAGATTGGGTATCGAGTTGAGTTTTGAGCGCGGTCGCAGTTTCAGTATGAGTTTTTCTGCGGGTGAGGGCTTCGCGGGCAAGATTTTCGTCGCCTTTTTGCAGGGCGAGTTGTGCCCGTTGTTGCCAATTGTTCGATTCCGTTTGAGCTTGATTATATTGTTGCTGGGTGCGTTTTTGCGAGGCGATCGCCTGCGCGACGGCTTGACGAAGCTGCACCAAATCTTCCTGCATATCTTGGACAGCTTGCTCCAGAATCTTCTCTGGATCTTCTGCCTTGCTCACCATGTCATTCACGTTGGAGCGGACAACGCGGCTGATGCGGTCAAATAATCCCATAGTTCTTTCCTTCTGGCGTTTCTTAGAGTTGAAGTTGCCGTTGCTTTATACGTTAGCTCACACCGCTGATGTTGCAGCACTTGCGTAGGGTTTAGCTCACTTTCCCGTAAAGTAGGGTCGGAGCCTCGGCAGATATGCAAATCGGACAGCCTCCTTTAGTTTAAAAACTTCAGGCGAAAATCGGTAGATTTCGCAGAATTTTTTTGGAGTCGTCGATCGTATGTTTCCCGCTATTTTTCTTGACAAAGACGGAACGCTGATTCCGGATATTCCTTACAATGTGGAACCAAGTAAGATTCAGTTAGCTGAGTTTGCACGATCGGCGTTGAGGCTTTTGCGCGATCGTGGATTCAAATTGATTGTGGTCTCGAATCAATCGGGAGTAGCGCGAGGTTATTTTCCTGAGTCTGCCTTGATCGGCGTTGAGCAGCGATTACAGGAATTACTAAACCCGATTGAGTTAGATGGATTTTATTACTGTCCACATCATCCGCAGGGCACGATCGCCGAATATCGCCTTGAGTGTGAGTGTCGTAAACCCCGTGCTGGAATGTTGCTCAAGGCGGCACAGGAACATCAGATTGATTTAGCGCGATCGTGGATGATTGGCGATATTTTGAATGATGTGGAAGCCGGTCGAAGTGCGGGATGTCGGACGATTTTGATCGACA is a window encoding:
- a CDS encoding HAD family hydrolase gives rise to the protein MFPAIFLDKDGTLIPDIPYNVEPSKIQLAEFARSALRLLRDRGFKLIVVSNQSGVARGYFPESALIGVEQRLQELLNPIELDGFYYCPHHPQGTIAEYRLECECRKPRAGMLLKAAQEHQIDLARSWMIGDILNDVEAGRSAGCRTILIDNGNETEWILNESRTPHFKVANLAEAAEVIVQSI
- a CDS encoding PspA/IM30 family protein; protein product: MGLFDRISRVVRSNVNDMVSKAEDPEKILEQAVQDMQEDLVQLRQAVAQAIASQKRTQQQYNQAQTESNNWQQRAQLALQKGDENLAREALTRRKTHTETATALKTQLDTQSSQVDTLKRSLIALEGKISEAKTKKDMLKARASAAKAQEQLQGMVNNMGTSTAMAAFERMEDKVLQLEARSQAAGELAGADLEAQFRALESGDVDLELEAMKQQMLAGSQPAQQSLPGTAAPQATQAPKDTAIDSELEDLKKQLDNL
- the hslO gene encoding Hsp33 family molecular chaperone HslO, with protein sequence MADQLIRATAAEGGIRAVGVITTRLSEEARQRHKLSYVATAALGRAMSAGLLLASSMKRSESRVNIRIRGNGPMGGLMVDAGTDGTVRGYVDNPEVELPANAKGKLDVGGAVGNDGYVYVVRDVGYGYPYSSTVELVSGEIGDDITHYLASSEQTPSALFLGVFVDPSGVQAAGGLLIQILPKAAENPELVALLESRLSTLQGFTPLLQAGKTLPMIFEELLGDMGLQLFSDTQLVRFHCGCSVDRVLGALKLLGEAELRDMIETDQGAEATCHFCGEVYKANIDQLEQLIDELKEAN